One Columba livia isolate bColLiv1 breed racing homer chromosome 34, bColLiv1.pat.W.v2, whole genome shotgun sequence genomic region harbors:
- the LOC102094508 gene encoding gap junction delta-2 protein: MGEWTILERLLEAAVQQHSTMIGRILLTVVVIFRILIVAIVGETVYEDEQTMFMCNTLQPGCNQACYDKAFPISHIRYWVFQIILVCTPSLCFITYSVHQSAKQRERRYSFLYPLLDRDAKRAKPINGALAPGPDGGCKEEPDCLEAKELPGPLPRAPRSSKAKRQEGISRFYVIQVVFRNALEIGFLAGQYFLYGFNVPAIFECDRYPCVKEVECYVSRPTEKTVFLVFMFAVSGVCVLLNLAELNHLGWRKVKAAVRGVQARRKSLVEVRKKDLSPPVPPPALGRTQSSESAYV; this comes from the exons ATGGGCGAATGGACCATCCTGGAGCGGCTGCTGGAGGCGGCGGTGCAGCAGCACTCCACCATGATCGGCAG gaTCCTGCTAACGGTGGTGGTGATCTTCCGCATCCTCATCGTGGCCATCGTGGGCGAGACGGTGTACGAGGACGAGCAGACCATGTTTATGTGCAACACGCTGCAGCCGGGCTGCAACCAGGCCTGCTACGACAAAgccttccccatctcccacaTCCGCTACTGGGTCTTCCAGATCATCCTGgtctgcacccccagcctctgCTTCATCACCTACTCGGTGCACCAGTCGGCCAAGCAGCGCGAGCGCCGCTACTCCTTCCTCTACCCGCTGCTGGACCGCGACGCCAAGAGAGCCAAACCCATCAACGGGGCGCTGGCGCCCGGCCCCGACGGGGGCTGCAAGGAGGAACCCGACTGCCTGGAGGCCAAGGAGCTGCCCGGGCCCCTCCCGCGCGCCCCCCGCAGCTCCAAAGCCAAGCGCCAAGAGGGGATCTCCCGCTTCTACGTCATCCAGGTGGTTTTCCGGAACGCTCTGGAGATCGGTTTCCTGGCCGGGCAGTATTTCCTCTACGGCTTCAACGTCCCGGCTATTTTTGAGTGCGACCGCTACCCCTGCGTCAAGGAGGTGGAGTGTTACGTGTCGCGCCCCACCGAGAAGACGGTTTTTCTGGTGTTCATGTTCGCCGTCAGCGGCGTTTGCGTCTTGCTCAACCTGGCCGAGCTCAACCACCTGGGCTGGCGCAAGGTCAAGGCCGCGGTGCGCGGGGTGCAGGCGCGGCGCAAGTCGCTGGTGGAGGTGCGTAAAAAGGACCTTTCTCCCCCCGTCCCCCCGCCAGCGCTGGGCCGGACGCAGTCCAGCGAGTCTGCTTATGTCtga